The Acidimicrobiales bacterium genome segment AACAGCTCCAGTTGGATGTTGTCGGGGTCGCGGAACACGAGCACCGAGCCGTAGTCGGCATCGGCGATGGGCGAGTGCTCCACGCCCAAGGCATCGAGGTGCGCCGCCCACTCCTCCAGCTCGTCCCGCGTGCGCACCCGCAGCGACAGGTGGTCAAGGCCAGTGCGGGCCTCGTCGAAGGGCTCGCCTTGGTTGGCGACGTGGCTGCCCACGCAGATGGCGACCTTGCTGTCGGGGTCGAACAGCACGACGGCGGACCGCACGTCTTCTGTGGTCTCGAACAGGGTCTGCATCCCGAACACCGTGCGGTACCACTCGGCACTGGCCTGCACGTCGCGTACCGTCAGGTCGACGTGCGACACCCCCGCGAAGCTCGGCATGTCCGCAGCGTGCCACAGTCGGTTCCGCTTTGTCCCGGTTGGGGAGGGTATGCGCCATGACGCGGACGCGAGTTCTGCTGCTCCTGCTGGCGGCCTTGGTGGTCGGCGGTTGCTCCGGTGACGACGACGACCCGACGGTGGCGACCAGTACGTCGGTGACGTCGACGTCCACGTCGAGCGGCGGCGGAGGGGCCACCACCAGCACGGCGGCACCGGCACGGGCCCAGGGCGACACCGGCAGCGGCGACTTCTCGTTCAAGTCGCCGTCCGACAACATCTTCTGCACCATCGACAGCGAGGGGGCGCGCTGTGACATCCGAGAGAAGTCGTGGCAGCCGCCTGCTAAGCCCGCCGACTGCGACCTCGACTGGGGCAACTCGATGGCTGTCACCGCCGGCGGCGCGGTGTTCGTCTGCGCGGGCGACTCCGTGGAGGACGACA includes the following:
- a CDS encoding VOC family protein; translated protein: MPSFAGVSHVDLTVRDVQASAEWYRTVFGMQTLFETTEDVRSAVVLFDPDSKVAICVGSHVANQGEPFDEARTGLDHLSLRVRTRDELEEWAAHLDALGVEHSPIADADYGSVLVFRDPDNIQLELFVNP
- a CDS encoding DUF6636 domain-containing protein; amino-acid sequence: MTRTRVLLLLLAALVVGGCSGDDDDPTVATSTSVTSTSTSSGGGGATTSTAAPARAQGDTGSGDFSFKSPSDNIFCTIDSEGARCDIREKSWQPPAKPADCDLDWGNSMAVTAGGAVFVCAGDSVEDDKAPPLPYGGVVARGDVRCRSDESGMTCEHTPTGSRFMLSRERYERD